The following proteins are co-located in the Billgrantia tianxiuensis genome:
- a CDS encoding L,D-transpeptidase family protein, with the protein MLRTLLYVGGLLAVLFFGFSLYGKAAPRFFPPTVPDMAPPSQRADAIHVIKSERVMRLLREGEVIEEYRIALGGNPEGHKQQEGDQRTPEGEYLIDWRNPRSIGHLSLHVSYPNEHDRAVAHELDVDPAATS; encoded by the coding sequence ATGTTGCGCACCTTGCTGTATGTCGGCGGCCTGCTGGCCGTTCTGTTCTTTGGCTTCAGCCTGTATGGCAAGGCCGCGCCACGTTTTTTCCCGCCAACCGTGCCTGACATGGCGCCGCCCAGCCAGCGTGCGGACGCTATTCATGTCATCAAGTCCGAGCGTGTCATGCGGCTGCTGCGGGAAGGCGAGGTCATAGAGGAATACCGCATTGCGCTTGGCGGCAACCCGGAAGGACACAAGCAACAGGAGGGCGATCAACGTACGCCCGAAGGGGAGTACCTCATCGACTGGCGTAACCCACGCTCGATTGGGCATCTCTCACTACATGTCTCCTATCCCAATGAGCATGACCGAGCGGTAGCGCACGAGCTTGATGTCGACCCGGC